A region from the Sulfurivermis fontis genome encodes:
- a CDS encoding methyl-accepting chemotaxis protein: MKARSKGAAGAAGGDKSVFILIFFLLFFVLAMAGIYIYVAIQDGYDKQYITLLGEERVLSQQMTKYAGQTTQGTVDVFAKLKKSYEQFEHSFMLLKEGDPETGMPPSPVEVLDALAAMESEWNKFDKSINVILGREQAVRAMRETVQAINERAAQLLALSDEVATLMAQRGAEPGQVYIAARQLMLSQRIVNNVNRVLEGGEGAVTAADRFGRDAALFGRVIKGLLDGNRGLGIERVANNEIRAKLTEVNALFDEIGAQVSAILERSPEMFEVSEAVQEVLTHSDRLLDAISRLEIAYQNYAAGRTVNTMMGSLFGVVALLLLLYLGYSLRKEGMIRLAEADAQRKESEEHNRRNQQAIMRLLDEMGDLADGDLTVNATVTEDITGAIADSMNYAIDALRNLVTAINETASQVSAAAQQTQATAMHLAEASEHQAQQIASASSAVNEMAISIEGVSRNADQLAEEAQRSVEIAAKGTAAVQKTIEGMDAIREQIQETSKRIKRLGESSQEIGDIVELINDIAEQTNVLALNAAIQAAMAGEAGRGFAVVADEVQRLAERSADATKQIEALVKTIQADTNEAVISMEQSTAGVVNGARLAEDAGTALGEIENVSLHLAELVQSISGATRQQAAAAANVSDTMNVIQEITTQTSAGTTHTAAAIGNLAELANDLKKSVSGFKLPG; the protein is encoded by the coding sequence ATGAAAGCACGATCCAAAGGGGCCGCTGGTGCGGCAGGGGGCGATAAGTCTGTCTTCATTCTTATCTTCTTCCTGCTTTTCTTCGTGCTGGCCATGGCGGGCATTTACATCTACGTGGCCATTCAGGACGGTTACGACAAGCAGTACATCACCCTGCTGGGTGAGGAGCGCGTGTTGTCCCAGCAGATGACCAAATACGCAGGCCAGACTACGCAGGGTACTGTGGATGTGTTCGCCAAATTGAAAAAGTCCTACGAGCAGTTTGAACACTCCTTCATGCTGCTGAAGGAGGGCGATCCGGAGACCGGCATGCCACCCTCGCCGGTCGAGGTACTCGATGCCCTTGCGGCCATGGAGTCCGAGTGGAACAAGTTTGACAAGAGTATCAATGTCATCCTCGGCCGTGAGCAGGCGGTGCGTGCAATGCGTGAAACGGTGCAGGCGATCAACGAGCGCGCCGCCCAGCTGCTGGCCCTGTCCGACGAAGTGGCTACCCTGATGGCGCAGCGCGGCGCCGAACCCGGTCAGGTGTACATCGCCGCCCGTCAGCTCATGTTGTCGCAGCGTATCGTCAACAACGTCAACCGCGTGCTCGAAGGTGGTGAAGGCGCGGTGACCGCCGCCGACCGTTTCGGCCGTGACGCCGCTCTGTTCGGGCGTGTCATCAAGGGGCTGCTGGACGGCAACCGCGGTCTCGGCATCGAGCGCGTCGCCAACAACGAGATTCGTGCCAAGCTGACGGAAGTGAATGCACTATTTGATGAAATCGGCGCCCAGGTCAGCGCCATCCTCGAGCGCAGTCCGGAGATGTTCGAGGTATCCGAGGCCGTGCAGGAGGTGCTGACCCACTCCGACCGTCTGCTGGATGCCATCTCCCGTCTGGAAATCGCCTACCAGAACTATGCCGCCGGCCGTACCGTCAACACCATGATGGGCAGCCTGTTCGGCGTGGTCGCATTGTTGCTGCTGCTTTATCTCGGTTACTCGCTGCGCAAGGAAGGCATGATCCGTCTGGCGGAAGCCGATGCCCAGCGCAAGGAAAGTGAGGAGCACAACCGTCGTAACCAGCAGGCCATCATGCGTCTGCTGGATGAAATGGGCGACCTCGCCGACGGTGACCTGACCGTGAACGCGACCGTGACCGAGGACATCACCGGCGCCATCGCCGACTCCATGAACTACGCCATCGACGCATTGCGCAACCTGGTAACCGCCATCAACGAAACCGCCAGTCAGGTGTCGGCGGCGGCACAGCAGACCCAGGCCACCGCCATGCACCTCGCCGAGGCCTCCGAGCATCAGGCGCAGCAGATTGCCTCGGCCTCCAGTGCAGTTAACGAAATGGCCATTTCCATCGAAGGTGTGTCGCGCAACGCCGATCAGCTCGCCGAGGAGGCGCAACGCTCGGTGGAAATCGCCGCCAAGGGTACGGCGGCGGTGCAGAAGACCATCGAAGGCATGGACGCCATTCGCGAGCAGATTCAGGAAACCTCGAAGCGTATCAAGCGTCTGGGTGAGTCTTCGCAGGAAATCGGTGACATCGTGGAACTGATTAACGATATCGCCGAGCAGACCAACGTGCTGGCACTGAACGCCGCCATCCAGGCAGCGATGGCCGGTGAAGCGGGCCGCGGCTTCGCGGTGGTTGCGGACGAAGTGCAACGCCTGGCAGAACGCTCCGCCGACGCTACCAAGCAGATTGAGGCCCTGGTTAAGACCATTCAGGCCGATACCAACGAAGCGGTCATTTCCATGGAACAAAGTACCGCGGGCGTGGTGAACGGTGCCCGCCTGGCCGAGGACGCCGGCACCGCACTGGGCGAAATCGAAAACGTGTCGCTGCATCTCGCCGAGCTGGTACAGAGCATTTCCGGCGCCACCCGCCAGCAGGCGGCGGCGGCGGCCAACGTGTCCGACACCATGAACGTCATTCAGGAGATCACCACCCAGACATCGGCCGGTACCACGCATACCGCTGCCGCTATCGGTAATCTGGCCGAACTGGCGAACGATCTGAAGAAATCCGTATCCGGCTTCAAGCTGCCCGGCTAA
- a CDS encoding chemotaxis protein CheW, with amino-acid sequence MTVPSQHPLLLLQEIERRSKAHAFELPQQLDVRVTWDGVGFRVGNTQLVAAVDEVKEILPVPRLTSVFGAQRWVRGVANIRGTLLPVMDLHGFIQGGVTLPGRRSRILVVRHKGISAGLMVDEVLGLKHFYEEEFSAESGTVDPAFARYLRGSYRQEGEIWPVFSMAALVDSPEFMQVAA; translated from the coding sequence ATGACCGTCCCGTCCCAACACCCCCTCCTGTTGCTGCAAGAGATTGAGCGACGCAGCAAGGCTCACGCCTTCGAACTTCCCCAGCAGCTGGACGTCCGCGTCACTTGGGACGGCGTCGGTTTTCGTGTCGGTAACACACAGTTGGTGGCGGCGGTGGATGAGGTGAAGGAAATCCTGCCGGTGCCGCGCCTGACCTCGGTATTCGGCGCGCAGCGTTGGGTGAGGGGCGTGGCCAACATTCGCGGTACCCTGCTGCCGGTAATGGACCTGCACGGTTTCATCCAGGGTGGCGTGACGCTGCCGGGACGCCGCAGCCGCATCCTGGTGGTGCGCCACAAGGGGATATCCGCCGGGCTGATGGTGGACGAGGTGCTGGGTCTGAAGCATTTCTACGAAGAAGAATTCAGCGCCGAGAGCGGGACGGTGGACCCCGCCTTTGCGCGTTACCTGCGCGGCAGCTATCGCCAGGAAGGTGAAATCTGGCCAGTGTTCAGTATGGCGGCGCTGGTGGACAGTCCCGAATTCATGCAGGTGGCGGCATAG
- the pilH gene encoding twitching motility response regulator PilH: MARILIVDDSPTEIHVLTGILQKHGYEVATAADGEKGVAAAREMKPDLVLMDVVMPGMNGFQATRQLSKDADTAHIPVIIVTTKDQETDRVWGLRQGAKDYVTKPVAEAELLAKIKAVLGA; the protein is encoded by the coding sequence ATGGCCCGTATTTTGATTGTCGATGACTCTCCCACCGAGATTCACGTCCTGACCGGCATCCTGCAAAAGCACGGCTACGAGGTCGCCACCGCGGCCGATGGCGAAAAGGGTGTCGCCGCCGCCCGCGAGATGAAGCCCGACCTGGTGCTGATGGACGTGGTGATGCCGGGCATGAACGGCTTCCAGGCCACGCGCCAGCTGAGCAAGGACGCCGACACGGCGCACATCCCGGTGATCATCGTCACCACCAAGGATCAGGAAACCGACCGCGTCTGGGGCCTGCGCCAAGGCGCCAAGGATTACGTGACCAAGCCGGTGGCCGAGGCCGAGCTGCTCGCCAAGATCAAGGCGGTGCTGGGCGCCTGA
- a CDS encoding response regulator, translating into MASDAAEEGFQGLKVLVIDDSKTIRRTAETLLKKEGCDVITANDGFEALSKIADYNPDIIFVDIMMPRLDGYQTCALIKHNQKFRNTPVIMLSSKDGLFDRARGRIVGSEEYLTKPFTREELLGAIKRHVLDAAK; encoded by the coding sequence GTGGCCAGCGACGCAGCAGAAGAAGGCTTCCAGGGACTGAAAGTCCTGGTGATTGACGACAGCAAGACCATCCGGCGTACCGCCGAAACCCTGCTCAAGAAGGAGGGTTGCGACGTTATTACCGCCAACGACGGCTTCGAGGCCTTGTCCAAGATCGCCGATTACAACCCCGATATCATCTTCGTCGACATCATGATGCCGCGCCTGGATGGCTACCAGACCTGCGCCCTGATCAAGCACAACCAGAAATTCCGCAACACCCCCGTCATCATGCTGTCCAGCAAGGATGGGTTGTTCGACCGTGCCCGCGGGCGTATCGTGGGCTCCGAAGAATATCTGACCAAGCCGTTCACCCGGGAAGAACTGCTCGGTGCCATCAAGCGCCATGTGCTTGATGCGGCGAAATAA
- the gshA gene encoding glutamate--cysteine ligase translates to MTTALHAVPHLTTALTGPLLQLESHLLDHQAEIEAWFRAQWRLTPAPFYTSVDLRNAGFKLAPVDTNLFPAGFNNLNPAFEALCIQAIQSALERLYPNARRVLLVPENHTRNLFYLESLATLRELIARAGYETRIGSLLPDLNGPHVVKLPSGRKVTLEPVRRVGDKVGLDDFFPCVVVLNNDLSGGRPAILENLDQAVVPPLGIGWSSRIKSGHFGHYRKVAEEFAAMVEIDPWLIDPLFRNCGEIDFMKREGEDCLARNVDAVLSAIRRKYDQYGIDKPPFVVIKSESGTYGMAVMTAHSVDEVRELNRKQRTHMSKTKEGQAVSKVIIQEGVYTFETWGEANAVAEPVVYMIDHFVVGGFYRVHTGRGPNENLNAPGMHFEPLAFAEPCNMPDCAEFPDAGVNRFYAYGVIARLALLAAAREIRALE, encoded by the coding sequence ATGACTACTGCCCTGCACGCCGTCCCCCACCTCACCACCGCCCTCACCGGCCCGCTGCTGCAACTGGAATCCCATCTGCTTGACCATCAGGCGGAGATCGAGGCCTGGTTCCGCGCGCAATGGCGCCTGACCCCCGCCCCCTTCTATACCTCGGTGGACCTGCGCAATGCCGGCTTCAAGCTGGCCCCGGTGGACACCAACCTGTTTCCCGCCGGCTTCAACAACCTCAACCCCGCCTTCGAGGCCCTGTGTATCCAGGCCATCCAGTCCGCCCTGGAACGTCTCTACCCGAACGCCCGCCGCGTACTGCTGGTGCCGGAGAACCATACCCGCAACCTGTTCTATCTGGAGAGCCTGGCCACACTGCGCGAACTCATCGCCCGCGCCGGCTACGAGACCCGCATCGGCTCCCTGCTGCCGGACCTGAACGGCCCCCATGTGGTCAAACTGCCTTCCGGCCGCAAGGTGACCCTGGAACCGGTGCGGCGCGTGGGCGACAAGGTGGGGCTGGACGATTTCTTCCCCTGCGTGGTGGTGCTGAACAACGACCTGTCCGGCGGCCGGCCGGCCATCCTCGAGAATCTGGATCAGGCGGTGGTACCGCCGCTGGGCATCGGCTGGTCGTCCCGCATCAAGTCCGGCCACTTCGGCCACTACCGCAAGGTGGCGGAGGAGTTCGCCGCCATGGTGGAGATCGATCCCTGGCTCATCGACCCGCTGTTCCGCAACTGTGGCGAGATCGACTTCATGAAGCGCGAAGGGGAGGACTGCCTGGCACGCAACGTGGACGCCGTGCTGTCCGCCATCCGGCGGAAATACGACCAGTACGGCATCGACAAGCCGCCCTTCGTGGTAATCAAGTCCGAGTCCGGTACCTACGGCATGGCGGTGATGACCGCCCACAGCGTGGACGAGGTGCGTGAGCTGAACCGCAAGCAGCGCACCCACATGTCCAAGACCAAGGAAGGACAGGCGGTGAGCAAGGTGATCATCCAGGAGGGTGTCTACACCTTCGAGACCTGGGGCGAAGCCAACGCGGTGGCCGAACCGGTGGTGTACATGATCGACCACTTCGTGGTGGGCGGCTTCTACCGTGTGCACACCGGGCGCGGCCCCAATGAAAACCTCAACGCCCCCGGCATGCACTTCGAACCGCTGGCCTTCGCCGAGCCCTGCAACATGCCCGATTGCGCCGAATTCCCCGACGCCGGCGTCAATCGCTTCTACGCCTACGGCGTCATCGCCCGCCTCGCCCTGCTGGCCGCCGCGCGCGAGATTCGCGCCCTGGAGTGA
- a CDS encoding response regulator: protein MTLDLAKKSALVIDDFQNMRATLRQMLITIGVQEVDAASRAEEALERLHAKRYDIVLCDYNLGTGMDGQQLLETARAQGLIGYGTTFIMVTAENSSEMVMGALETLPDAYLTKPFTKDLLRARLTRALPRKIPLQAVDDALRKNDRARAVALLDELLAGRPANGTELLRLKAELLFSGGEATAAETLCRQVQDSKPVAWALTLLGRIALQRQQYGEAEQLFRDAITLTPAYMAAHDGLAAALEADGRRQEALSVLVTAVERSAKSLPRQLHLARLAQDLRQLDIAERAWRRALSLARQMEQDQPAYHAAFTATLAAKGEYRDAQAAVKKLAQEFRLHVEVPWWTLTAKLHILAFHPGPERASLLQEFDTLLRGGPPPAAVVAQLGAALHALGEDKRAAQLG from the coding sequence ATGACCCTCGACCTGGCGAAAAAGTCCGCCCTCGTCATCGACGACTTCCAGAACATGCGTGCGACCCTGCGCCAGATGCTGATCACCATCGGCGTGCAGGAGGTGGACGCGGCGAGTAGGGCCGAGGAGGCGCTGGAGCGCCTGCACGCCAAGCGCTACGACATCGTGCTGTGCGACTACAACCTCGGCACCGGCATGGACGGCCAGCAGCTGCTGGAAACCGCGCGTGCCCAGGGCCTGATCGGCTACGGCACCACCTTCATCATGGTCACCGCGGAAAACTCCAGCGAGATGGTGATGGGCGCCCTGGAAACCCTGCCCGACGCCTACCTCACCAAGCCCTTCACCAAGGACCTGCTGCGCGCGCGCCTGACCCGCGCCCTGCCGCGCAAGATACCGTTACAGGCGGTGGACGACGCCCTGCGCAAGAACGATCGTGCCCGTGCCGTCGCCCTGCTCGATGAACTGCTCGCCGGCCGGCCGGCCAACGGCACCGAACTGCTGCGTCTCAAGGCCGAGCTGCTGTTCAGCGGGGGCGAGGCGACGGCGGCCGAGACGCTGTGCCGCCAGGTACAGGACAGCAAGCCGGTCGCCTGGGCGCTGACCCTGCTCGGCCGGATCGCCCTGCAGCGCCAGCAGTACGGAGAAGCGGAACAGCTGTTCCGCGACGCCATCACCCTTACCCCGGCCTACATGGCCGCCCACGACGGCCTTGCCGCGGCGCTGGAAGCGGATGGCCGCCGTCAGGAGGCCCTCAGCGTGCTGGTTACTGCCGTGGAACGCTCGGCCAAGTCACTGCCGCGCCAACTGCACCTCGCGCGGCTGGCGCAAGATCTGCGACAACTGGACATCGCCGAACGCGCCTGGCGTCGTGCCCTCAGTCTGGCGCGCCAGATGGAGCAGGATCAGCCGGCCTACCACGCCGCCTTCACCGCCACCCTGGCCGCCAAGGGCGAGTACCGCGATGCCCAGGCCGCCGTGAAGAAACTGGCCCAGGAGTTCCGCCTGCACGTGGAGGTCCCCTGGTGGACCCTGACGGCAAAACTGCATATCCTCGCCTTCCATCCCGGCCCCGAGCGCGCGAGCCTGCTGCAGGAATTCGATACCCTGCTGCGGGGCGGCCCGCCGCCGGCCGCGGTTGTCGCGCAGTTGGGAGCGGCACTGCACGCGCTGGGCGAAGACAAGCGCGCCGCACAACTAGGATGA
- a CDS encoding sensor histidine kinase: MSHIDFSTILAISIHDTKNALGMVLNSLDGLLDPATGACRCDASHIARLQYEARRVNDNLVQLLTLYRADKGLYQPRIGPCPVYEILEDYYLANKPMMDHHGIRCDIDCAEDLYWPLDRAMVAAVLENVITNTVRYTRDCIRIAAENTEGWLLLDVEDNGPGFPTAMLGRRAVAKDTPLDPTAGRTGLGLYFCSLIAQMHDSGDRHGYIELSNDGSLGGGRFRLALPG; this comes from the coding sequence GTGAGCCACATCGATTTCAGCACCATCCTCGCGATCAGCATTCACGACACCAAGAATGCCCTCGGCATGGTGCTCAATTCGCTGGACGGCCTGCTCGACCCCGCCACCGGCGCATGCCGCTGCGACGCCTCCCACATCGCCCGCCTGCAATACGAGGCGCGCCGCGTCAACGACAACCTGGTGCAACTGCTCACGCTGTATCGTGCCGACAAGGGGCTGTACCAACCGCGCATCGGTCCCTGCCCGGTGTACGAGATACTGGAAGACTATTACCTCGCCAACAAACCGATGATGGATCACCACGGCATCCGCTGCGATATCGACTGTGCCGAAGACCTCTACTGGCCCCTGGACCGGGCGATGGTGGCCGCGGTGCTGGAAAACGTCATCACCAACACCGTGCGCTACACCCGTGATTGCATCCGCATCGCCGCAGAAAATACCGAGGGCTGGCTGCTGCTCGACGTGGAGGACAACGGCCCCGGCTTTCCCACCGCCATGCTCGGCCGCCGCGCCGTTGCCAAGGACACCCCCCTCGACCCCACGGCCGGACGTACCGGCCTCGGACTCTACTTCTGCAGCCTCATCGCCCAGATGCATGACAGCGGCGACCGCCACGGCTACATCGAACTGTCCAACGACGGCAGCCTCGGCGGCGGCCGCTTCCGGCTGGCCCTGCCCGGATGA
- a CDS encoding enoyl ACP reductase FabMG family protein, whose translation MSVLTPLRDLPTANIFRRGDVFVLFGELFGRGYANGLIDEARKAGMTILGITVGRRDENDHLRPLNTEELQEAETRLGGRIINIPLMAGFDMDAPEGTPTPTALLAELKLTNWQEAKLDWAQIERCREVGVARFKSALAQVMAELDQAIPDGANVFFAHTMAGGIPKTKVFLAIANRIYKGRGERFLSSRALLDSDLGKMILMNFDEVTANTFQYLIEASAGIRARIGKTGGEVRYTAYGYHGTEILINGTYQWQTYTNYTQGYAKMRLERHAEAAWSQGVKATVFNCPEIRTNSSDIFVGVELSLFPLLNALKKEGCGAWAEQQWAHCQSLLQDGIRLQDILDKIERYNNDPAIARFRDFAAWPMDNSAELAEVMVGTSEEIVDLHKDRKVLISDHLSSLVLEGTGPLMFHEAAAPHGPVLWLNHDIIAKQLARLH comes from the coding sequence ATGTCTGTACTCACGCCACTCCGTGACCTGCCCACCGCGAACATCTTCCGCCGCGGTGATGTCTTCGTCCTGTTCGGCGAATTGTTCGGCCGTGGTTACGCCAACGGCCTCATCGATGAAGCCCGCAAGGCCGGCATGACCATCCTCGGCATCACCGTCGGACGCCGTGATGAAAACGACCACCTGCGCCCGCTCAACACCGAAGAGTTGCAAGAGGCGGAAACCCGCCTCGGCGGCCGCATCATAAACATCCCGCTGATGGCGGGCTTCGACATGGATGCGCCGGAAGGCACACCCACACCCACCGCCCTGCTGGCCGAACTGAAGCTGACCAACTGGCAGGAGGCCAAACTGGACTGGGCCCAGATCGAACGCTGCCGCGAGGTCGGCGTCGCCCGCTTCAAGTCCGCCCTGGCCCAGGTGATGGCCGAGCTGGACCAGGCCATTCCCGATGGTGCCAACGTCTTCTTCGCCCACACCATGGCCGGCGGCATCCCCAAGACCAAGGTGTTTCTCGCCATCGCCAACCGCATCTACAAGGGGCGCGGCGAGCGTTTCCTGTCCTCGCGCGCCCTGCTCGATTCCGACCTGGGCAAGATGATCCTGATGAACTTCGACGAGGTCACCGCCAACACCTTCCAGTACCTCATCGAGGCGAGCGCCGGCATCCGCGCCCGCATCGGCAAGACCGGCGGCGAGGTCCGTTACACCGCCTACGGCTACCACGGTACCGAGATCCTCATCAACGGCACCTATCAGTGGCAGACCTACACCAACTACACCCAGGGATATGCCAAGATGCGCCTGGAACGCCACGCCGAAGCGGCCTGGTCCCAGGGCGTCAAGGCCACGGTGTTCAACTGCCCGGAGATCCGCACCAACTCCAGCGACATCTTCGTCGGTGTGGAACTGTCGCTGTTCCCGCTGCTCAACGCACTGAAGAAAGAAGGCTGCGGCGCCTGGGCGGAACAACAGTGGGCACATTGCCAGTCGCTGCTGCAAGACGGCATCAGACTGCAGGACATCCTCGACAAGATCGAACGCTACAACAACGACCCGGCCATCGCCCGCTTCCGTGATTTCGCCGCCTGGCCGATGGACAACAGCGCCGAGCTGGCCGAGGTGATGGTAGGAACGTCGGAAGAAATCGTGGATCTGCACAAGGACCGCAAGGTGCTGATCAGCGATCACCTGAGCTCCCTGGTGCTGGAAGGCACCGGACCGCTGATGTTCCACGAGGCCGCCGCACCGCACGGCCCGGTGCTGTGGCTCAACCACGACATCATCGCCAAACAACTCGCCAGGCTGCACTGA
- a CDS encoding Slp family lipoprotein produces MHVLHRRLLLALVPLVLGACAPTPLPLREAPEHGPGPDQVRVAPEQYTGTVVRWGGIITAVDNGPADSVVELVSRPLCGNGRPLETDQSEGRFLVHISGFLDPVVYANGRELSVVGRVEGVEQRNIGAYRYSYPVLRAIGHHLWPPRLPSQPDPFYYPPYHRPWYPYGPYPWP; encoded by the coding sequence ATGCATGTCCTCCATCGCCGCCTCCTGCTCGCTCTCGTGCCACTCGTACTGGGCGCCTGCGCACCCACCCCGCTGCCGTTGCGCGAGGCCCCGGAGCACGGCCCGGGACCGGATCAGGTGCGCGTCGCGCCCGAGCAATACACGGGCACCGTCGTCCGCTGGGGCGGCATCATCACCGCCGTGGACAACGGCCCCGCGGACAGCGTGGTGGAACTGGTATCACGTCCGCTGTGCGGCAACGGGCGACCGTTGGAAACGGATCAGTCAGAAGGACGCTTTCTGGTCCATATCAGCGGCTTTCTCGATCCGGTGGTCTATGCCAACGGCCGGGAACTGTCCGTGGTCGGCCGCGTGGAAGGGGTGGAGCAACGCAACATCGGCGCATATCGCTACAGCTACCCCGTACTGCGCGCCATAGGCCACCACCTCTGGCCGCCGCGCCTGCCGTCGCAGCCCGATCCGTTTTACTATCCGCCCTATCACCGACCGTGGTATCCCTACGGTCCCTACCCCTGGCCCTGA
- a CDS encoding Slp family lipoprotein, with amino-acid sequence MLRPFLIAAVLLGLTACAGGPRYDTRAATTDLTAAQVSAAPGTHLGTQVIWGGVIVATRNLTDYTEIEVLAYPLDRNQRPDTGSGEQGRFLARYSGYLESVDYAPGRRLTARGRVEQTVAGKVGDAPYTFPLLQAADIYLWPRDGSAPSGPQFQFGIGVIFSR; translated from the coding sequence ATGCTGCGCCCCTTCCTGATTGCCGCCGTCCTTCTCGGCCTGACCGCCTGCGCCGGCGGACCGCGCTACGACACCCGTGCAGCAACGACCGACCTCACCGCCGCACAGGTGAGTGCCGCCCCCGGCACGCATCTCGGCACACAGGTCATCTGGGGCGGCGTCATCGTCGCCACCCGCAACCTGACCGACTACACGGAGATCGAAGTGTTGGCGTATCCGCTGGACCGCAATCAGCGCCCGGATACCGGCAGTGGCGAGCAGGGCCGCTTTCTCGCCCGCTACAGCGGCTATCTGGAGAGCGTCGACTACGCCCCCGGCCGCCGTCTCACCGCCCGCGGCCGCGTGGAGCAAACCGTCGCCGGCAAGGTCGGCGACGCGCCCTACACCTTTCCACTGCTCCAGGCGGCCGATATCTATCTGTGGCCGCGTGATGGCAGCGCCCCCAGCGGGCCGCAATTCCAGTTCGGCATCGGCGTGATCTTCAGCCGCTGA
- a CDS encoding c-type cytochrome: MTSVLGGGTASADMSAAAVEARIKPVGKLNTGAPIAVAAAPAPAAAAPAAARSGDAVYNASCVACHGTGAAGAPKLGDKAAWGDRIAQGMDTLVKHAISGFQGKSGVMPPRGTCGTCSDGELKAAVEYMVSKAK; the protein is encoded by the coding sequence ATGACCTCCGTGCTCGGCGGCGGCACGGCCAGCGCCGACATGAGCGCGGCGGCGGTCGAGGCCCGTATCAAGCCGGTCGGCAAGCTGAACACCGGCGCACCCATCGCCGTGGCTGCCGCTCCGGCGCCGGCTGCGGCGGCTCCCGCGGCCGCCCGTTCCGGCGATGCCGTATACAACGCCTCCTGCGTGGCCTGCCACGGCACCGGTGCCGCCGGCGCTCCCAAGCTGGGCGACAAGGCCGCCTGGGGTGATCGCATCGCCCAGGGCATGGACACCCTGGTCAAGCACGCCATCTCCGGCTTCCAGGGCAAGAGCGGTGTGATGCCGCCGCGCGGCACCTGCGGTACCTGCTCCGATGGCGAGCTGAAGGCGGCCGTGGAGTACATGGTGTCCAAGGCCAAGTAA
- a CDS encoding IS110 family transposase, whose product MNGSKTVVGVDIAKRVFQLHWIDMETGEIVSLQLKREKFLEHFANRQPCLIGMEACGGAQHWARKLTALGHQVKLLPGKAVKPFVTGNKNDRQDARAIWTAVQQPHVKAVAIKTEEQQAILALHRMRSQLVKFRTAQINGLRGLLAEYGEVMPQGKAGVRKGIAAALARLEDRLPAMVIDTLREQWARIEKLDGEIAAIEQRIQLWLKQDEACKRIAEIPGVGPLTATAAVAIMGDAKAFKSGREFAAFAGLVPRQVGTGGRIKLLGISKRGDTYLRTLLIHGARSVLTHAKDPGPWVTKLRQRRPLNVAVVALANKMARTIWAMLAHERTYQKGFVSQPA is encoded by the coding sequence ATGAATGGTAGCAAAACGGTCGTTGGCGTGGATATCGCCAAGCGGGTATTTCAGTTGCACTGGATCGACATGGAGACCGGAGAGATCGTGAGCCTGCAGCTCAAGCGCGAGAAGTTCCTCGAACACTTCGCTAACCGGCAACCATGCCTCATTGGGATGGAAGCCTGCGGCGGTGCGCAGCACTGGGCGAGGAAACTCACGGCGCTGGGCCACCAGGTCAAGCTCCTGCCAGGCAAGGCGGTGAAGCCGTTCGTCACCGGCAACAAGAACGACCGGCAGGACGCGCGGGCGATCTGGACAGCGGTGCAGCAGCCGCACGTCAAGGCGGTGGCGATCAAGACGGAAGAACAGCAGGCCATCCTGGCGCTGCACCGCATGAGGAGCCAGTTGGTCAAGTTCCGCACCGCGCAGATTAACGGCCTGCGGGGGTTGCTCGCCGAATACGGTGAAGTGATGCCGCAGGGCAAAGCGGGGGTCAGGAAGGGAATTGCTGCGGCTTTGGCCAGACTGGAAGACCGGCTGCCGGCAATGGTGATCGATACGTTGCGCGAGCAATGGGCGCGCATCGAGAAGCTGGATGGGGAAATCGCCGCCATCGAGCAGCGCATCCAGCTGTGGCTCAAGCAAGACGAAGCTTGCAAGCGAATCGCTGAAATTCCTGGTGTCGGGCCGCTGACCGCCACGGCGGCGGTCGCCATCATGGGCGACGCCAAAGCCTTCAAGTCGGGGCGAGAGTTCGCCGCCTTCGCCGGCCTGGTGCCGCGACAGGTGGGCACTGGTGGGCGCATCAAACTGCTCGGCATCAGCAAGCGCGGTGACACCTACCTGCGCACCTTGCTGATTCACGGTGCGCGATCCGTGCTGACCCACGCCAAAGACCCCGGCCCGTGGGTCACGAAATTACGCCAGCGCCGGCCGCTGAATGTCGCGGTCGTGGCCCTGGCCAACAAGATGGCGCGAACGATCTGGGCGATGCTCGCCCATGAACGGACGTACCAAAAGGGATTCGTCAGTCAGCCGGCATAG